The proteins below are encoded in one region of Manis pentadactyla isolate mManPen7 chromosome 2, mManPen7.hap1, whole genome shotgun sequence:
- the ISL1 gene encoding insulin gene enhancer protein ISL-1 has protein sequence MGDMGDPPKKKRLISLCVGCGNQIHDQYILRVSPDLEWHAACLKCAECNQYLDESCTCFVRDGKTYCKRDYIRLYGIKCAKCSIGFSKNDFVMRARSKVYHIECFRCVACSRQLIPGDEFALREDGLFCRADHDVVERASLGAGDPLSPLHPARPLQMAAEPISARQPALRPHVHKQPEKTTRVRTVLNEKQLHTLRTCYAANPRPDALMKEQLVEMTGLSPRVIRVWFQNKRCKDKKRSIMMKQLQQQPSDKANIQGMTGTPMVAASPERHDGGLQANPVEVQSYQPPWKVLSDFALQSDIDQPAFQQLVNFSEGGPGSNSTGSEVASMSSQLPDTPNSMVASPIEA, from the exons ATGGGAGACATGGGAGATCCACCAAAAA aaaaacGTCTGATTTCCCTGTGTGTTGGTTGCGGCAATCAAATTCACGATCAGTATATTCTGAGGGTTTCTCCGGATTTGGAATGGCATGCGGCATGTTTGAAATGTGCGGAGTGTAATCAGTATTTGGACGAGAGCTGTACATGCTTTGTTAGAGATGGAAAAACCTACTGTAAAAGAGATTATATCAG GTTGTACGGGATCAAATGCGCCAAATGCAGCATCGGTTTCAGCAAGAACGACTTCGTGATGCGCGCCCGTTCCAAGGTGTACCACATCGAGTGTTTCCGCTGTGTGGCCTGCAGCCGCCAGCTCATCCCCGGGGACGAGTTCGCGCTGCGTGAGGATGGGCTCTTCTGTCGCGCCGACCACGATGTGGTGGAGAGGGCCAGCCTGGGCGCCGGCGATCCGCTCAGTCCCCTGCACCCTGCGCGGCCGCTGCAAATGGCAG CCGAGCCCATCTCCGCCCGGCAGCCGGCCCTGCGGCCCCACGTCCACAAGCAGCCCGAAAAGACCACCCGTGTGCGGACTGTGCTGAACGAGAAGCAGCTGCACACCTTGCGGACCTGCTACGCCGCCAACCCCCGGCCAGACGCGCTCATGAAGGAGCAACTAGTGGAGATGACGGGCCTCAGCCCCCGCGTGATCCGTGTCTGGTTTCAAAACAAGCGGTGCAAGGACAAGAAGCGGAGTATAATGATGAAGCAGCTTCAGCAGCAGCCCAGTGACAAAGCT AATATCCAGGGGATGACAGGAACTCCCATGGTGGCTGCCAGTCCAGAGAGACACGATGGTGGCTTACAGGCAAACCCAGTGGAGGTGCAGAGCTACCAGCCGCCCTGGAAAGTACTGAGTGACTTCGCTTTGCAGAGTGACATAGATCAGCCTGCTTTTCAGCAACTG GTAAATTTTTCAGAAGGAGGACCAGGCTCTAATTCCACTGGCAGTGAAGTGGCGTCGATGTCCTCTCAGCTCCCAGATACACCTAACAGCATGGTAGCCAGCCCTATTGAGGCATGA